A window from Thermococcus sp. encodes these proteins:
- the thrC gene encoding threonine synthase, with translation MRLKCPICGREYDRPVQRCECNEPVEFELLRGEPYIGKTVWERFYDFWPVEPALEFSLGEGDTPLVKSKIGGELGVRLYLKNETVNPTWSFKDRGTFLAMSYALKAGYKTVGTVSTGNMAASVSAYASRFGLNAKILVSESASNEKLKAVSVYGGDVIRVKGDYGRLYFESLKLGESLGIYFMNSDNPFRVEGYKGIAFEIAEEVTPDYVLIPTSSGGLFRGVAKGFIELKGSGLIEELPTLVAVQAEGCSPICRAFKEGKEKIERFERPKTIAKAIANPYPPSGNAVLKLLKDFSWLCVAVSDNEIREAQRKLAREGLFVQPASATGIAALRKLVENGRTEEGAKVVSILTGSGLRTLSQAKGGTIRECPLESLENCLR, from the coding sequence TTGAGGCTTAAGTGCCCAATCTGCGGAAGGGAATACGATAGGCCCGTGCAGAGGTGCGAATGCAACGAACCTGTGGAGTTCGAGCTCTTAAGGGGCGAACCATACATAGGCAAAACCGTCTGGGAAAGGTTTTACGACTTCTGGCCCGTTGAGCCTGCCCTTGAGTTCTCACTCGGTGAAGGGGATACTCCACTGGTCAAATCCAAAATAGGTGGAGAGCTCGGCGTAAGGCTCTACCTCAAGAACGAGACCGTAAATCCCACATGGAGCTTTAAAGACAGGGGAACGTTTCTGGCTATGAGCTACGCCCTAAAGGCCGGCTACAAAACCGTTGGAACTGTTTCTACAGGAAACATGGCGGCGAGCGTTTCAGCCTATGCATCGCGCTTTGGCCTCAATGCCAAAATCCTCGTTTCCGAAAGCGCTAGCAATGAAAAGCTTAAGGCCGTCTCCGTCTACGGCGGGGACGTGATAAGGGTCAAAGGCGACTACGGAAGGCTCTACTTCGAGAGCCTGAAACTGGGAGAAAGTCTAGGAATTTATTTCATGAACTCGGACAACCCGTTCCGCGTTGAGGGCTACAAGGGCATAGCCTTCGAGATAGCCGAGGAGGTAACACCGGATTACGTCCTAATTCCAACAAGCTCCGGCGGTCTATTCAGGGGCGTGGCGAAGGGCTTCATCGAGCTAAAAGGGAGCGGACTCATCGAGGAGCTTCCAACTCTGGTTGCAGTTCAAGCGGAAGGCTGTTCCCCGATATGCAGGGCGTTCAAAGAGGGAAAAGAAAAAATCGAGCGCTTTGAAAGGCCAAAAACGATAGCAAAGGCCATAGCAAACCCCTATCCACCGAGCGGGAACGCGGTTCTGAAGCTCCTAAAGGATTTTAGCTGGCTCTGTGTTGCGGTGAGTGATAACGAAATCAGGGAGGCCCAGAGAAAGCTCGCGAGAGAGGGTCTCTTCGTCCAGCCGGCGAGCGCCACCGGGATTGCCGCTTTGAGAAAGCTCGTCGAAAACGGAAGGACTGAGGAGGGAGCGAAGGTCGTTTCGATTCTCACAGGTTCGGGATTGAGGACTCTCTCCCAAGCCAAAGGGGGAACGATAAGGGAGTGTCCCCTT
- a CDS encoding DUF4157 domain-containing protein codes for MGRKFVAVLLVATLVVSLYSAVNLAYSANSILEQVNEIIEQVQEIRGLIFKEKPKIVVITRAEAIRLFGPSSQNEEELRIQELTYKMTLLIPGNYSFIQAKREESAGWIALTVGNTIYIVEENFESNPAMAKRALAHELTHVLQKQWFNAKYSANTFDGTLAVRALVEGDADLVADIYCERNGIPIYKIRSLSGNPITDIGIFPYVFGDSFVRYLYEKGGWKLVNEAYRHYPVSTAQIMHPNLYLENVTPVNVSLKLSGNWSVLRDDRMGAFYVYILLHDSAKLNNETAWNVSTAWRGDKLLLAVNGTDYVLLWKVEFSSDEAAKTFAGILKELAEKDDYAHFTITLSGKTVLLKAVRGVRVEA; via the coding sequence ATGGGAAGGAAATTCGTCGCAGTTCTTCTCGTTGCAACCCTCGTTGTTTCGCTGTACTCGGCGGTTAACCTAGCGTACTCAGCCAATTCCATCCTCGAGCAGGTAAACGAGATTATAGAGCAAGTTCAGGAGATAAGGGGTCTCATCTTCAAGGAGAAGCCGAAGATAGTCGTCATAACCCGGGCTGAGGCAATAAGGCTCTTCGGCCCCTCAAGTCAGAACGAGGAGGAGCTAAGGATTCAGGAATTAACGTACAAGATGACCCTTCTAATCCCCGGAAACTACTCCTTCATCCAGGCTAAGCGGGAAGAGAGCGCGGGCTGGATAGCCCTAACCGTGGGGAACACGATTTACATAGTGGAGGAGAACTTTGAGAGCAATCCTGCCATGGCAAAGAGGGCCCTGGCCCACGAGCTTACGCACGTCCTCCAGAAACAGTGGTTCAACGCCAAATACAGCGCCAACACCTTCGACGGAACGCTCGCGGTCAGGGCTTTGGTGGAAGGGGACGCCGACCTCGTGGCTGACATCTACTGCGAGCGGAACGGGATTCCCATATACAAGATACGCTCCCTCAGCGGTAACCCAATAACGGACATAGGAATATTCCCCTACGTCTTCGGTGATAGCTTTGTCAGATACCTCTACGAGAAAGGGGGCTGGAAGCTCGTGAACGAGGCCTACAGGCACTACCCCGTTTCAACCGCTCAGATAATGCACCCAAACCTCTACCTTGAGAACGTGACGCCGGTGAACGTCTCCCTAAAACTCAGCGGAAACTGGAGCGTCCTTAGGGACGACAGGATGGGTGCCTTCTACGTCTACATTCTCCTCCACGATAGCGCGAAGCTCAACAACGAAACCGCGTGGAACGTTTCAACGGCTTGGCGCGGAGATAAGCTACTTCTGGCGGTCAACGGAACCGACTATGTTCTCCTCTGGAAGGTGGAGTTCTCAAGTGATGAAGCCGCGAAGACCTTCGCGGGAATCCTGAAAGAGCTCGCCGAAAAGGACGACTACGCGCACTTCACGATAACGCTCAGCGGAAAGACCGTTCTCCTGAAAGCCGTGAGGGGGGTTAGGGTTGAGGCTTAA